GCGATGCCTTCTTCCCCTTCGATGACTCTGTGCGTAGCGCGGCGGCGGCCGGGATCAAGGCGATCGTCCAACCGGGGGGCTCCATCCGCGACGAAGATTCGATCAAAGCGGCCAATGAACTGGGCCTGATCATGATGTTCACAGGTTCCCGCCATTTCCTCCACTAGAGCTGTTGCCGGAGGGCCTGTACCCGTTGCACCCAGGTTGTTTGGCCCTCCTGGTTATAGAGGGCAAGGGCATAATCGAGGAGGGGAACGGCAGCCTCACCGCGTCCTGTGGCCATGAGGACCTGAGCGGCGGCGAAATAGGCATTGGCATAGGTCGGGTCTCGCTCACTGCTGGTGCGAAAGGCCTGGAGTGCCCCTGGAAAATTTCCCTGGCGGGTTAACAAGCGCCCCTGGAGATAATGGGTCGCCGCGAGATCCCCATCGCTCCGCCGGAGCTGTTCAATCAAGGGTTGGGCCGCTTCGGGGCGATCGCCTTCGAGATAGAGTTCTGCCAATTGAATACTCGCCTCCGCAAAGCTAGGGGCCAACTGCCGCGCCCGCTGCCAAGCCTGGACCGCTGCTTCTGTTTGGCCCTGGTGGCGTCGGATCAAGCCGAGATTGTAATGGGCGATCGCTAGCTCCGGATCCAGTGCAAGGGCACGTTGAATGTAAGCCTCTGCCTGGGGCCAATTTTGGCTATCGATCAAGACTCCCCCTAAATTTGCGTAGGCCACCGCAAAATCCGGTTGTAGGGCAATGGTCCGGGAAAAAGCCTCGGCGGCGCCGCGTAAATCTCCCCCTTGACTGCGGGCTAAACCCAAATTGTAGTGGGCTTCCCAGAGCTGGGAATCTAGGGCGATCGCCTGCTGAAATTGGGCGATCGCCGCCTCTACATTCCCCTGCTGGATCAAGGTTGTCCCTTCCGTCAGGCGGTCCCGGGCTGCTGGGGTCGTGGGGGTAATGGTTGTCGGCCAAGGTTGCCCCTCCGGATTTTGGGCGAGCGCCAACTCCGGGGCTACACTTCCCAAACCCAGGATGATTAACCCTTTCCAAAAATTGCGAATCGTAAACAAATTCAGCACAGATTTACAGATATTTATTCAACTTAAACTTAAACGCAAAATACCTTACAAGACATCTCAGTTTTGCGCAGGGGATCCCCCAGGGGCGCTAGGCTTACCAATAGAGAATCTCTTGCCAAGAAGCCGAATTTTATCTTTGAGTTCCAAAAATTTTTGAGTTTCCACCTTTCAAAAATTCCTTTTTCCTTGCCGCAATTGACTCAAATTGCGCCCCATTGCCTTAACCATGAGATGAAAAAGCTATGACCAGAACGACTGAAAATATCCGTAATATCGCGATCATTGGCCCCTACTCTGCTGGCAAAACCACTCTCCTCGAAAGTCTTCTGTTTCTGACCCAGGCCACCACCCGCAAAGGCCGCATTGAAGATAAAAATACCGTCGGCGATAGCAGTCCTGAAGCCCGGGACCATGCCATGAGCGTTGAATTGGCGATCGCCAGCACCACTTACCAAGATATTGAACTGACTTTTCTCGACTGCCCCGGCTCCATTGAATTTCTCCAGGAAACCTACAATGCCCTAGTGGGGGTTGGTACAGCGGTCATTGTCTGTGAACCTGAAACCGAACGCATTCTCACCCTGTCTCCCCTGTTTAAATTCCTCGATGATTGGAATATTCCCCACATCGTCTTTATCAACAAAATGGACCGGGCGAAAAATAATTTCCTCGATGTTCTTGCCGCCCTCCAGAAAGCCTCAAACCGGCCCCTGGTTCCCCAGCAATATCCCATTCGCAAGGAGCAAACCCTCCTCGGTTATATCGACCTTGTGTCAGAACAGGCCTACCACTACCATCCCGACTCCCCTGCTGACCCCGTACCCTTCCCAGAAGAACTCCATGTAGAAGAGAAAATCACCAGGGAAGAAATGCTGGAGACCTTAGCTGATTTTGATGACGAGCTCCTGACGATGCTCCTAGAAGAAGTCGCCCCCTCCTCTGAAAAAATTCTCCAGGATTTGCGCCAGGAACTAAGCGCTGATCAAATTGTGCCAGTGGTTTTCGGCATCGCCACCCAGGATTATGGTGTACGGCCCCTGTTGGATATTTTGGTTCAGGAAGCCCCCGCCCCCCTGGATACTACCGCCCGCCGGGAACTCAAGGCTACCCCTGGGGAAACGGTGGTTCAGGTGTTGAAAAATTTCTATACCCCCCAAGGCGGAAAGCTTTCCTTGGTCAGGATTTGGCAAGGGGAACTCCAGGAAGGAATGCTCCTCAATGGGCTGCGTCCAGGGGGCATCTACCAGCTCATGGGCAGCCAGCAAAAAGCAGTGCAACGGGCAATGACAGGGGAAATTGTTGCCCTCTCTCGCCTAGAAGAGGTCAAAGTTGGTGAAACCCTCAGCAGCGGCGGAAAACCGGTGCAATCTCTCCGCACTGCCACGGTGATGCAGCCAGTTTATGCCCTGGCGATCGCCCCCGAAAATCACAAAGATGAAGTCAAGCTCAGTACGGCGTTAAATAAACTAATCGACGAAGATCCGTCCCTCGCCTGGGAACAACATGGCGATACCCATGAAGTGATCCTGTGGGGCCAGGGAGATATTCATCTCCAGGTGGCCCTCGAACGACTGCGCCGCAAATATAATCTACCGATGACCACCCATCTCCCCCGGGTTCCCTACAAAGAAACCATCCGTCATGGGGGCACTTCTCACGGACGCTACAAACACCAATCCGGTGGCCATGGGGCATTTGGTGATGTGTACCTTGATATCAAACCCCTCGCACGGGGCAGTGGCTTCCA
The nucleotide sequence above comes from [Synechococcus] sp. NIES-970. Encoded proteins:
- a CDS encoding TPR domain containing protein is translated as MLNLFTIRNFWKGLIILGLGSVAPELALAQNPEGQPWPTTITPTTPAARDRLTEGTTLIQQGNVEAAIAQFQQAIALDSQLWEAHYNLGLARSQGGDLRGAAEAFSRTIALQPDFAVAYANLGGVLIDSQNWPQAEAYIQRALALDPELAIAHYNLGLIRRHQGQTEAAVQAWQRARQLAPSFAEASIQLAELYLEGDRPEAAQPLIEQLRRSDGDLAATHYLQGRLLTRQGNFPGALQAFRTSSERDPTYANAYFAAAQVLMATGRGEAAVPLLDYALALYNQEGQTTWVQRVQALRQQL
- the fus gene encoding translation elongation factor EF-G — translated: MTRTTENIRNIAIIGPYSAGKTTLLESLLFLTQATTRKGRIEDKNTVGDSSPEARDHAMSVELAIASTTYQDIELTFLDCPGSIEFLQETYNALVGVGTAVIVCEPETERILTLSPLFKFLDDWNIPHIVFINKMDRAKNNFLDVLAALQKASNRPLVPQQYPIRKEQTLLGYIDLVSEQAYHYHPDSPADPVPFPEELHVEEKITREEMLETLADFDDELLTMLLEEVAPSSEKILQDLRQELSADQIVPVVFGIATQDYGVRPLLDILVQEAPAPLDTTARRELKATPGETVVQVLKNFYTPQGGKLSLVRIWQGELQEGMLLNGLRPGGIYQLMGSQQKAVQRAMTGEIVALSRLEEVKVGETLSSGGKPVQSLRTATVMQPVYALAIAPENHKDEVKLSTALNKLIDEDPSLAWEQHGDTHEVILWGQGDIHLQVALERLRRKYNLPMTTHLPRVPYKETIRHGGTSHGRYKHQSGGHGAFGDVYLDIKPLARGSGFQFHETIVGGVVPKQYIPGVETGVREYLSEGPLGFPVVDVDVTLTNGSYHAVDSSEQAFKQAARIAMTEGMPHCEPQLLEPILVINIYIPNEFTANALQLISGKRGQILGYESLTDWRGWDHITGYFPLAEMHNLIIELRSLTFGVGFFDWQYDHLQEVPDKVSEQVLATLETR